In Flavobacterium endoglycinae, one DNA window encodes the following:
- a CDS encoding patatin-like phospholipase family protein, whose amino-acid sequence MRLTKISKSNTYFKGISSISITIGNIWCTVFSIFICLLLLLPQKSFSQEAKQDSVKRPKIGLVLSGGGAKGFAHIGVLKVLEEAGIKIDYIGGTSMGSVIGGLYASGYNASQIDSIFKKTNFDELINDYIPRSSKNFYGKKNDELYAIVLPFSNFRVGIPEALSKGMYNYNLLSSLTRNVRHIRDFNKLPTPFLCIGTNIETGEEVLLNKGNLVQAMMASAAFPSLFTPVEIDGNLLVDGGVVNNYPIQEVRNLGADIIIGVDVQDDLMKRKNLKNATRILVQITNLQSIDKMKNKIKDTDVYIKPDIRDYGVISFDKGEEIIRKGEEAAFAVYEKIKSLVNEDNFYKKPKLKVATDTLRIEKINTDRLDNYTKEYIRGKLRFKPGSTITYDDLKTGINNLNATQNFSTISYCLQPDGKKDDLDLVLRENPTQTFLKLGLHYDGLYKSAVLLNLTHKKTFLKNDVTSLDIILGDNFRYDFSYYVENGFNISFGFRSRLNQFNRNVTTSLSNLVSENPNVNLINVDFMDLSNQAYFQTIFVQKFLMGGGLEYKYLKINSPTLINEENIIDKSNYFSAFAYLKYDSLDDKYYPSSGLYFSTDLQTFLASSDYTNKFKPFSIAKAELGFVKTVFNRATIKLGADAGFNIGSDSIPYFDFILGGYGYNKINNFNYFYGYDFLSIAGNSFIKADITLDYEFLKKNHINLSANFANLGDDIFTSVDWVSMPKYTGYALGYGLETIIGPIEIKQSWSPEISKSFTWFSIGFLF is encoded by the coding sequence ATGCGCCTTACCAAGATTTCCAAATCAAATACCTATTTTAAAGGTATTTCTTCTATTTCAATTACGATTGGAAACATTTGGTGCACCGTATTTTCAATTTTTATATGCTTACTTCTTCTTCTTCCTCAAAAATCATTTTCGCAGGAAGCAAAACAAGACAGCGTTAAAAGACCTAAAATTGGTTTGGTATTAAGCGGCGGCGGTGCAAAAGGTTTTGCTCATATTGGGGTTTTAAAAGTTCTGGAAGAAGCCGGAATCAAAATCGATTATATTGGCGGAACCAGCATGGGATCAGTTATTGGCGGACTTTATGCTTCGGGTTATAATGCTTCGCAAATTGATTCTATTTTCAAAAAAACCAATTTCGACGAACTAATCAACGATTACATTCCGCGTTCTTCTAAAAATTTCTACGGAAAGAAAAATGACGAACTGTATGCCATTGTTCTTCCGTTTAGTAATTTCAGAGTCGGTATTCCCGAAGCACTTTCAAAAGGAATGTACAATTACAATTTACTGAGCAGTTTAACTAGAAATGTACGCCATATTCGTGATTTCAATAAACTCCCTACTCCGTTTTTATGTATTGGAACCAACATTGAAACCGGCGAAGAAGTTTTATTAAATAAAGGAAATCTTGTTCAAGCCATGATGGCGAGTGCGGCTTTTCCTTCCTTATTTACACCTGTAGAAATCGATGGCAATTTATTGGTTGACGGCGGTGTGGTAAACAATTACCCTATCCAAGAAGTTCGCAATCTAGGTGCCGATATTATTATTGGTGTTGATGTTCAGGACGATTTGATGAAACGAAAAAACCTCAAAAACGCTACTAGAATTCTAGTACAGATTACCAATCTGCAGTCTATTGATAAAATGAAAAACAAAATCAAAGACACAGATGTTTATATCAAACCAGACATTCGTGATTATGGTGTTATTTCATTTGACAAAGGTGAAGAAATCATTCGAAAAGGTGAAGAAGCCGCTTTCGCTGTTTATGAAAAAATCAAATCATTGGTCAACGAAGACAACTTTTATAAAAAACCAAAATTAAAAGTCGCTACTGACACACTCCGAATCGAAAAAATAAACACCGATCGATTAGACAATTATACCAAAGAATATATTCGTGGTAAATTACGTTTTAAGCCAGGAAGTACAATCACATATGATGATTTAAAAACGGGAATTAATAATTTAAATGCCACACAAAACTTCAGCACCATATCATACTGTCTGCAACCTGATGGTAAAAAGGATGATCTGGATTTGGTTCTAAGAGAAAATCCAACACAAACGTTTTTAAAACTGGGTCTTCATTATGACGGACTTTATAAAAGCGCTGTTTTACTGAATCTAACTCACAAAAAGACATTTCTAAAAAATGATGTTACTTCATTAGACATTATCTTGGGAGATAATTTCAGATATGATTTTAGTTATTATGTCGAAAATGGTTTCAATATCAGCTTTGGTTTCCGTTCACGATTAAACCAGTTCAACCGAAATGTAACTACAAGTTTAAGCAATCTGGTTTCTGAAAATCCAAACGTCAATTTAATCAATGTTGACTTTATGGATTTATCAAATCAAGCGTATTTCCAGACTATTTTTGTACAGAAATTTTTAATGGGCGGCGGTTTAGAATACAAATACCTGAAAATAAATTCGCCTACACTTATCAATGAAGAAAATATAATCGACAAGAGCAATTATTTTAGTGCATTTGCTTATTTGAAATATGACTCTCTAGATGACAAATATTATCCAAGTTCAGGATTGTATTTCTCTACAGATCTGCAAACTTTTCTTGCTTCATCGGATTACACCAATAAATTCAAACCATTTTCTATTGCCAAAGCCGAACTTGGTTTTGTAAAAACCGTTTTCAACAGAGCTACCATAAAATTGGGTGCCGATGCAGGTTTCAATATAGGAAGCGACAGCATTCCATACTTTGATTTTATATTAGGAGGTTATGGTTATAACAAGATCAACAACTTTAATTATTTCTACGGATATGATTTCTTAAGTATTGCCGGAAATAGTTTTATAAAAGCTGATATTACACTGGATTACGAATTTTTGAAAAAAAATCACATTAATCTCTCTGCCAATTTTGCCAACTTGGGCGATGATATTTTTACTTCTGTCGATTGGGTTTCAATGCCTAAATATACGGGTTATGCTTTGGGTTATGGACTAGAAACTATAATTGGTCCAATTGAAATCAAACAATCATGGTCGCCCGAAATATCAAAAAGCTTTACATGGTTTAGTATTGGTTTTTTATTCTAA
- the uvrC gene encoding excinuclease ABC subunit UvrC: MQKPSLDLQILTLPDNPGVYQYYDKDGKILYVGKAKNLKKRVSSYFNKIHDTAKTNVLVKKIVTIKHIVVPTENDALLLENNLIKTLQPRYNVLLRDDKSYPWICIKREPFSRIFSTRRMVKDGSEYFGPYTSFKTVHTILDLIKELYPLRTCNFDLNKSNIDSGKFKVCLEYHIGNCKGPCEGLEPLEEYQKQVDAIREILKGNFKESMKGFKRLMVKYAEELRFEEAQKIKEKIEVLENYQSRSTIVNPKITNIDVFSIVSDETAAYVNFLQISHGSIIRSHTLEMKKKLDESDEELLELAIVELRERFHLLSKEIIVPFEIDLGENIKTTVPQLGDKKQILDLSIRNAKFYRIEQLKQLQIVDPDRHTNRIMAQMQKDLRLPSEPRHIECFDNSNIQGTNPVAACVVFKDGKPSKKDYRHFNVKTVEGPNDFASMTEIVYRRYKRLLDENEPLPQLIIIDGGKGQLSAALKSIDDLGLRGKVAIIGIAKRLEELFYPGDSIPLYLDKKSETLKVIQHLRNEAHRFGITFHRDKRSKSALNSSVESIPGIGEKTMQTLIQHFKSVKRLKLASEKEISAVIGVSKAKKIVDFYKTN; this comes from the coding sequence ATGCAAAAACCGTCCTTAGATCTTCAAATTCTCACCTTACCGGACAATCCCGGCGTGTATCAATATTACGATAAAGACGGGAAAATATTATACGTAGGAAAAGCCAAAAATTTAAAGAAAAGGGTTTCTTCTTACTTCAATAAAATTCATGATACAGCCAAAACGAATGTTCTGGTAAAAAAAATCGTGACCATAAAACACATCGTCGTTCCAACAGAAAACGATGCGCTTTTACTGGAAAACAATCTGATTAAAACATTACAGCCAAGATACAACGTCTTGCTTCGTGATGATAAAAGCTACCCTTGGATTTGTATTAAAAGAGAACCTTTTTCGAGAATATTTTCAACCCGAAGAATGGTCAAAGACGGTTCTGAATATTTTGGCCCGTATACCAGTTTCAAAACGGTACACACTATTTTGGATTTAATTAAAGAATTATATCCGCTAAGAACCTGCAATTTCGACTTAAACAAATCCAATATCGATTCAGGAAAATTTAAAGTTTGTCTTGAATATCATATTGGCAATTGCAAAGGACCATGCGAAGGTTTGGAACCTCTGGAAGAATACCAAAAACAAGTCGATGCAATCCGCGAAATCCTGAAAGGAAATTTCAAAGAAAGCATGAAAGGTTTCAAGCGCTTAATGGTAAAATACGCCGAAGAATTACGGTTTGAAGAAGCACAAAAAATCAAAGAAAAAATTGAAGTTCTTGAAAATTATCAATCAAGATCAACCATTGTAAATCCGAAGATTACCAATATTGATGTCTTTTCGATTGTTTCAGATGAAACGGCCGCTTACGTCAACTTTTTACAAATTTCCCATGGTTCGATTATTCGTTCTCATACTTTAGAAATGAAGAAAAAGCTGGATGAAAGTGATGAAGAATTATTAGAACTCGCAATCGTGGAACTTCGGGAGCGTTTTCATTTATTATCAAAAGAAATCATTGTTCCTTTCGAAATTGATTTGGGAGAAAACATCAAAACAACCGTTCCGCAGCTTGGAGACAAAAAACAGATTTTAGATTTATCCATCAGAAATGCAAAATTCTACCGAATCGAACAATTGAAACAATTACAAATTGTTGATCCGGACAGGCATACTAATAGAATCATGGCACAGATGCAGAAAGATTTACGTCTGCCTTCTGAACCACGTCATATCGAATGTTTCGATAACTCGAATATTCAGGGAACCAATCCCGTTGCCGCGTGTGTGGTTTTTAAAGATGGAAAACCAAGCAAAAAAGATTACCGTCATTTTAATGTCAAAACCGTTGAGGGTCCAAACGACTTTGCTTCGATGACCGAAATTGTATACCGCCGTTACAAACGATTATTGGACGAAAATGAGCCTTTACCGCAATTGATTATTATTGATGGTGGAAAAGGACAATTGTCTGCAGCACTAAAAAGTATCGATGATTTAGGATTACGCGGAAAAGTTGCGATTATTGGAATCGCCAAACGCCTGGAAGAACTTTTCTATCCAGGTGATTCGATTCCGTTATATCTGGATAAAAAATCAGAAACCTTAAAAGTAATTCAACATTTGCGAAACGAAGCACACCGTTTTGGAATCACGTTTCACCGTGACAAACGAAGTAAATCTGCTCTTAATTCATCAGTAGAAAGTATTCCTGGAATTGGTGAAAAAACCATGCAGACGTTAATACAACATTTCAAAAGTGTTAAAAGATTGAAATTAGCATCAGAAAAAGAAATATCTGCAGTTATAGGTGTATCAAAAGCCAAAAAAATTGTCGACTTTTACAAAACCAACTAG
- a CDS encoding succinylglutamate desuccinylase/aspartoacylase family protein produces the protein MKNSKPLVIFGESILPGEHKTINVEIARLHTTTKLNIPVIVRRSKQEGPVVLFSAGIHGDEINGVEIVRQIISKKINRPEKGTIICIPIINMYGFVNKSREFPDGRDLNRVFPGSKKGSLASRFAYHIVEEILPILDYAVDFHAGGASRFNAPQIRITENNPELKVLADIFNAPFTLYSKNINGSFRKTSESANVKMLLFEGGKSLDINNEIANQGVLGTKRLLHHLGMLDSKQIVEQALTPSIYIKHSVWLRAKCSGLLHDFNLIGKFVTKGTILAIITDPFGKFEQKVKAPHDGFVINANHSPIVYEGDAIYHLSKTTPENADE, from the coding sequence ATGAAAAATAGTAAGCCCTTGGTTATTTTCGGCGAATCGATTCTGCCGGGAGAACATAAAACGATAAATGTCGAAATAGCACGATTACATACTACAACAAAACTTAATATTCCTGTTATTGTCCGTCGTTCAAAGCAGGAAGGTCCGGTGGTTTTATTTTCGGCAGGAATTCACGGAGACGAAATTAATGGTGTAGAAATCGTTCGTCAAATCATCAGCAAAAAAATTAACCGACCTGAAAAGGGAACTATTATTTGTATTCCGATTATCAATATGTACGGTTTTGTGAATAAATCTCGAGAGTTTCCAGACGGTCGTGACTTAAATCGAGTTTTTCCAGGAAGCAAAAAAGGTTCTTTGGCCAGTAGATTTGCCTATCATATTGTCGAAGAAATTCTGCCAATTTTAGATTACGCAGTCGATTTTCATGCAGGCGGAGCAAGTCGTTTCAATGCGCCGCAAATTAGAATTACCGAGAATAATCCCGAATTGAAAGTCTTGGCCGATATTTTTAATGCGCCTTTTACACTTTATTCCAAAAATATAAACGGTTCTTTTAGAAAAACTTCTGAAAGTGCCAATGTAAAAATGCTGCTTTTTGAAGGAGGAAAGTCATTGGATATTAATAATGAAATTGCCAATCAAGGAGTTTTAGGAACAAAACGTTTGCTTCATCATTTAGGAATGCTGGATTCAAAACAAATTGTCGAGCAAGCATTAACACCTTCGATTTATATTAAACATTCGGTTTGGCTTCGTGCAAAATGTTCGGGACTTTTACATGATTTTAATTTGATTGGGAAATTTGTAACCAAAGGCACTATCTTAGCGATTATTACAGATCCGTTTGGAAAGTTTGAGCAGAAAGTAAAAGCGCCGCATGATGGATTTGTGATTAATGCCAATCATTCGCCTATCGTATATGAAGGCGATGCGATTTACCATCTTTCTAAAACTACTCCTGAAAATGCCGACGAATAA
- a CDS encoding 5-formyltetrahydrofolate cyclo-ligase translates to MPTNKKELRLHYKNLRKELSTEDIEEKSLAIANNLIQLPIWDKSYYHVFLPIIEHKEVDTEFILHLLSGKDKEIVISKSDFETREMTHFLLTDNTKIKKNEFNIPEPVNGLEVPVSIIDVVFVPLLAFDIYGNRIGYGKGFYDKFLAKCKPETIKIGLSFFKSVEMIDDVFESDIKLDYCVTPLKIYTF, encoded by the coding sequence ATGCCGACGAATAAAAAAGAATTACGACTTCATTACAAAAACCTTCGAAAAGAACTTTCAACCGAAGATATTGAAGAGAAAAGTCTGGCTATTGCCAATAATTTGATCCAATTACCAATTTGGGATAAAAGTTATTACCATGTTTTTCTTCCTATCATAGAACATAAAGAAGTTGATACGGAATTTATCCTGCATTTGCTTTCGGGAAAAGATAAAGAAATTGTGATTTCAAAAAGTGATTTTGAAACTCGAGAAATGACGCATTTTTTATTGACCGATAATACCAAAATAAAGAAAAACGAATTTAATATTCCCGAACCTGTAAACGGACTTGAAGTTCCAGTTTCAATAATCGATGTTGTTTTTGTACCGCTTTTGGCATTTGATATTTATGGCAATCGTATTGGCTACGGAAAAGGTTTTTATGATAAATTCTTGGCAAAATGCAAACCCGAAACGATAAAAATTGGTCTTTCTTTCTTCAAATCTGTAGAAATGATTGATGACGTTTTTGAATCGGATATAAAATTGGATTATTGCGTTACGCCTTTAAAAATCTACACTTTCTAA
- a CDS encoding tetratricopeptide repeat protein, whose protein sequence is MKNILYLFLLISQVFFAQSSFEKGNALYQKGQYQEAVQVYEDIIKEDKLQSAELYFNLANSYYKLNKVAPSIYNYEKALVLKPNDPETLNNLKFAKKLTIDEIKEVPKVGFAKLIQNFTSIFDYNMWAKISIGIAFAFLLCFIGYYFSQLTITKRIYFIGMFILLVALGLSASAGMSEKNHFDNDRPAIVFSEMSEVRSEPQKAGSAIILLHEGAKVYVMESVGKWKKIELTDGTEGWIDGTTIKEVK, encoded by the coding sequence ATGAAAAATATACTATATCTTTTTTTACTAATCTCACAGGTTTTCTTTGCTCAAAGCAGTTTTGAGAAAGGAAATGCTTTGTACCAAAAGGGACAATATCAGGAAGCTGTTCAGGTTTATGAAGACATTATTAAAGAAGATAAACTTCAATCGGCTGAATTGTATTTCAATCTCGCAAATAGTTATTACAAACTAAATAAGGTCGCTCCTTCGATTTATAATTACGAAAAAGCTCTTGTGCTTAAACCAAACGACCCGGAGACTTTAAACAACTTAAAATTTGCCAAAAAGTTAACTATTGATGAAATTAAAGAAGTACCAAAAGTAGGATTCGCAAAACTAATCCAAAACTTCACTTCTATTTTTGATTACAATATGTGGGCAAAAATTTCTATTGGAATTGCTTTTGCCTTTTTACTATGTTTTATTGGATATTATTTTTCACAGCTTACCATTACCAAAAGAATTTACTTTATAGGAATGTTTATTCTTCTGGTGGCTTTAGGGTTAAGTGCTTCGGCGGGAATGTCTGAAAAAAACCACTTCGATAACGATCGCCCAGCCATTGTTTTTTCTGAAATGAGCGAAGTACGAAGCGAACCTCAAAAAGCAGGTTCGGCTATTATTCTGCTTCACGAAGGTGCGAAAGTATATGTGATGGAAAGCGTAGGCAAATGGAAAAAAATCGAACTGACAGATGGAACCGAAGGCTGGATTGATGGAACTACCATTAAAGAAGTCAAATAA
- a CDS encoding BatD family protein yields MKRYLILFLLTFQGLMAQVQFEARVSKNSLGVNERLRIDFIMNVDGDNFDQPSFEGFKMVAGPSQQISQSWINGRSSFQKIYSYILQPEKKGTLVIKQAAIEYNGQIYKTAPIKVTVTNAVAQERDPNDRQQGSPNELLQLVAEISKTNPYLNEPITVVYKLYFGNIGVTGFKELAKPKYNDFWNQNIEIKQLTPEEGSYQGQRCYYVVLKKTILYPQKSGRLTIEPLSLDIGVQLPTNRRDMFGQMIITEDNKIVSAGSKTINVKPLPETGKPEGFTGAVGRFNFTVTPSRTTLKSGESLDLVVSAAGSGNMKLFTLPKPVVPNALEMYDPVHDEKVNTSLTGMSGKITDKYTIIPQYKGKYAIKPMTFSYFDLSSGSYKSITSQEVMIDVLDGPTLAEANPSTASKNVVEKVEHFKYIKPKTTLTAIAKNDFYGSDLYYALLFFPFAIIPIIILVKKKKEAIDSDVTGNRIRMNNKLAKKYLSQAKKQLHNKEAFYIALEKAMHNFLKAKLHIETSEMSKDNIRELLLSRNSNPETVQNFINLTENCEFARYAPASSASIQQDYDKAVLIISELEKQIV; encoded by the coding sequence ATGAAAAGATATTTAATTTTATTTCTACTCACCTTTCAGGGACTTATGGCTCAGGTTCAATTTGAAGCCAGAGTAAGCAAAAACTCACTTGGAGTTAATGAAAGACTGCGTATTGATTTTATTATGAATGTTGACGGGGACAATTTTGACCAGCCGTCATTTGAGGGGTTTAAAATGGTTGCAGGTCCAAGCCAGCAAATAAGCCAATCCTGGATAAACGGCCGCAGTTCTTTTCAAAAAATATACTCCTACATTTTACAGCCGGAGAAAAAAGGTACTCTTGTTATTAAACAAGCCGCAATCGAATACAATGGACAGATTTATAAAACGGCACCTATAAAAGTAACCGTTACCAATGCCGTTGCGCAAGAAAGAGATCCAAACGACAGACAGCAAGGATCTCCAAATGAACTTTTACAATTGGTAGCTGAGATTTCTAAAACAAATCCGTACCTAAATGAACCTATTACTGTTGTCTACAAATTATACTTTGGTAATATTGGTGTTACTGGTTTCAAAGAACTCGCAAAACCAAAATACAATGATTTCTGGAATCAGAATATCGAAATAAAACAACTTACTCCAGAAGAAGGAAGTTATCAAGGACAAAGATGCTATTATGTAGTCTTGAAAAAGACAATTTTATATCCGCAGAAAAGCGGCAGATTGACTATTGAACCTCTTTCATTAGACATTGGAGTACAGCTGCCAACGAATCGTCGCGATATGTTTGGACAGATGATTATTACCGAAGACAACAAAATAGTATCGGCAGGGTCAAAAACTATTAATGTAAAACCGCTTCCGGAAACAGGAAAACCAGAAGGTTTTACAGGTGCTGTTGGAAGGTTTAATTTTACAGTTACACCATCAAGAACGACTTTAAAAAGTGGTGAAAGCCTAGATTTAGTAGTCAGCGCAGCCGGAAGTGGAAACATGAAATTATTTACACTGCCAAAACCTGTTGTACCAAATGCATTAGAAATGTACGATCCGGTTCATGATGAAAAGGTAAATACATCATTAACGGGAATGTCTGGAAAAATCACAGACAAATACACCATTATTCCGCAGTACAAAGGAAAATATGCCATTAAACCAATGACGTTCTCTTATTTTGATTTGAGTTCAGGTTCCTATAAATCGATCACATCTCAAGAAGTGATGATTGATGTTCTGGACGGACCAACATTGGCAGAAGCAAATCCTTCAACGGCATCTAAAAATGTAGTAGAAAAAGTAGAGCATTTCAAATACATCAAACCAAAAACAACTTTGACAGCGATTGCTAAAAATGATTTCTACGGTTCTGATTTGTATTATGCATTGCTATTCTTCCCATTTGCTATTATCCCAATCATTATATTGGTTAAGAAGAAAAAAGAAGCTATTGACAGTGATGTAACCGGAAACAGAATCAGAATGAACAATAAGCTGGCGAAAAAGTATTTATCGCAGGCTAAAAAACAGCTTCATAATAAAGAAGCATTTTATATTGCTCTTGAAAAAGCGATGCATAATTTCTTAAAAGCAAAACTGCATATTGAAACTTCAGAAATGAGTAAAGACAATATTCGTGAATTGCTTTTATCAAGAAATTCAAATCCTGAAACGGTTCAGAATTTCATTAATCTGACTGAAAACTGCGAATTTGCACGTTATGCTCCAGCTTCAAGTGCTTCGATTCAGCAAGATTATGACAAAGCAGTTTTAATTATTTCCGAATTAGAAAAACAGATTGTTTAA
- a CDS encoding tetratricopeptide repeat protein, with amino-acid sequence MKNLLLYILLTLSFAVSAQEKDKVLPGANEEYKQNKFTDAEAGYRVSASKFPKKATSLYNLGNSIYKQNQIAEAKYAYANAIKNAKTRPEKHKAYHNLGNVLMKEKDYSQAVEAYKQALRNDPTDEETRYNYAYAKQKLKENPPKNDQNKDKNKDKDKDKDKNKDKDNNKDQNKDKDKDKKDDKGDKDKDKQDGKNDPKKDDKSDNKGEPKPMPGGISKERVQNLLDAVNNEEKKIQDKVNAQKIKGSPKKPEKDW; translated from the coding sequence ATGAAAAATTTACTTCTTTATATTTTACTAACGCTTTCTTTTGCTGTTTCTGCTCAGGAAAAAGACAAGGTATTGCCTGGTGCCAATGAAGAATATAAACAGAATAAATTTACAGATGCCGAAGCTGGTTACAGAGTTTCAGCATCAAAATTTCCTAAAAAAGCAACGTCTTTATATAATTTAGGAAACTCGATTTACAAACAAAATCAGATTGCTGAAGCCAAGTACGCTTACGCAAATGCTATAAAAAATGCTAAAACTAGACCTGAAAAACACAAAGCGTATCATAACTTAGGAAACGTTTTAATGAAAGAGAAAGATTATTCGCAGGCGGTTGAAGCTTACAAACAAGCGCTCCGAAATGATCCAACAGATGAAGAAACGCGTTACAACTATGCTTACGCCAAACAAAAGCTAAAAGAAAATCCTCCTAAAAACGATCAAAACAAAGACAAAAATAAGGATAAGGACAAAGACAAGGATAAAAACAAAGATAAAGACAATAACAAGGATCAGAATAAGGACAAAGACAAGGATAAAAAAGACGACAAAGGCGATAAAGATAAAGACAAACAAGACGGTAAAAATGATCCTAAAAAAGACGACAAGTCTGATAATAAAGGAGAACCAAAACCAATGCCTGGAGGAATTTCAAAAGAACGAGTTCAGAATCTGTTAGACGCTGTAAACAACGAAGAAAAGAAAATTCAGGATAAAGTAAACGCTCAAAAAATAAAAGGAAGTCCAAAAAAACCGGAAAAAGACTGGTAA
- a CDS encoding vWA domain-containing protein, protein MELDEKKYLYLLLLIPIVVCVFLFNMYWKRKKQREFGDLEMVKKLSPERSVFKPVLKLSILLLAFASIIIGLVNPKIGTKMETVKREGIDIVFAVDVSKSMLAEDVAPSRLEKSKQLVSQIINSLGSDRIGIVAYAGSAFPVLPITSDYSVAKMFLQSMSPDMVSSQGTSLDEAIRLSSTYFDEKSKTSKLLILISDGEDHSEGAAAAAEEANKIGMKIITIGVGTEKGGTIPLKENGIVRSYQKDQDGQTVITKLNQEGLKTIAKATKGGYVYGGSTKEVLEYIKNALNNIQKTEFESTQMADYQSQFQWFLGFGFLLLFIDIFLLERKTNWIKELNLFNEKK, encoded by the coding sequence ATGGAATTAGACGAAAAAAAATATTTATATCTCTTACTGCTTATCCCAATTGTGGTATGCGTTTTTCTTTTCAATATGTATTGGAAAAGAAAAAAACAACGCGAATTTGGTGATTTGGAAATGGTTAAAAAACTAAGTCCGGAAAGATCTGTTTTTAAACCTGTTTTAAAATTATCGATTCTGCTTTTAGCATTTGCCTCAATTATTATCGGATTGGTAAATCCGAAGATTGGTACCAAAATGGAAACCGTAAAACGTGAAGGTATTGATATTGTTTTTGCAGTCGACGTTTCCAAAAGTATGCTGGCAGAAGACGTGGCACCAAGTCGTTTAGAAAAAAGCAAACAGCTTGTTTCGCAAATCATCAATTCATTAGGAAGTGATAGAATTGGTATTGTGGCTTATGCCGGAAGTGCTTTCCCAGTATTGCCGATAACATCAGATTACAGTGTTGCCAAAATGTTTTTGCAAAGTATGAGTCCAGATATGGTTTCATCTCAAGGGACATCACTTGATGAAGCAATCAGATTATCATCGACTTATTTTGATGAAAAAAGCAAAACCAGCAAACTTTTGATTTTAATTTCTGATGGTGAAGATCATTCTGAAGGCGCTGCAGCTGCTGCCGAAGAAGCCAACAAAATAGGAATGAAAATTATCACGATTGGTGTTGGTACAGAAAAAGGAGGAACCATTCCGTTAAAAGAAAATGGTATTGTTAGAAGCTATCAAAAAGATCAGGACGGACAAACGGTTATTACAAAACTAAACCAAGAAGGATTAAAAACTATTGCAAAAGCAACAAAAGGTGGTTACGTATATGGCGGAAGCACCAAAGAGGTTTTAGAATACATTAAAAATGCTTTAAACAATATTCAGAAAACCGAATTTGAATCGACTCAAATGGCCGATTACCAATCGCAATTTCAATGGTTCTTAGGCTTTGGATTTTTACTGTTGTTTATTGATATTTTCCTTTTAGAAAGAAAAACAAACTGGATAAAAGAGTTGAATTTATTTAACGAAAAGAAATAA